The DNA window GCCTGCCCCTCCGGTGCTCCCTCCCCAGGGCCTTGCGCCCTCTCCGGGGCGGAGGGCGTCGAAGGAGCAGGGGCCTCCGGGGCCTGGGCCACCGCGGAGGGCGGACGCTCCGGCTTTCGCGTGGGAGGCGTCCGACTGGGCGCGGAAGGACGCGCCTCCTCCGGCTCGGGCTTGGGCGCGGGCGGCTTCACCGCCTGCGCGGGGGGCCGCATGTAGACGAGCTCCAGCTCGGTGATGGAGGAAGTCTGGCGCGGGGGCGCATCCACGCGCATCCGGGACAGCGCGAAGAACAGCGCCCCGTGCAAAAGCACGGAGACCAGGACCGCGACCATCCACGAAGAGCGCCGAGACACCCCAGGAGTCTGCCTCCAGACACCCTCGGGGAGAAGCACCCTGTCGTCCGAGCGAGATGATGCCCCTTCCACCCTCTTGGGCGACGCCCCGGTTTGCCCACCTCCACTCCTGGGCGGGGTGCCACGCGACGCGGAGAGGGCCGCCTGCCCGTCAGGCCGCCCCTCGGGCGTGATGCCGGCACATGGCACGGAGGGGAATCCATCCCCACCCTCCGGAAAGCCTTCTCGGAGGGAGCGCGGAACCATGAACTTTCCCAGCCATGTGAATGTCCCCAGTCAGACGCGCGAAGAGATTGTCGAGCTGCTCAACACCCTGCTGGCCGACGCCATCGACCTGCACTGGCAAATCAAACAAGCGCACTGGAACATCCGGGGAACCCACTTCTACAGCCGGCACCTGCTCTTCGACGACCTGGCCAAGCACGCGCGCAAACAGGCCGACGAGTTCGCCGAGCGCGCCGGCACCCTGGGCGGCTACGCCGAGGGCACCATCCGCCTGGCCGCCAAGAACAGCGAGCTGCCCGAGTACGACCTCAAGGCCGTCGAGAGCGAAGACCACCTGAAGGCCCTGGTGGACCGCGTCACGCGCTACGCGGCCTCCCTGCGCAGCGGCATCCAGCGCTGCGACGAGTTGGAGGAGCCCATCACCGTGGACCTGCTGACCCAGGTCCTGGGCGACGTGGAGCTGGACCTGTGGTTCCTGGAGAGCCACCTCAACGGCGGCGTGCGCCCCGGCGGCACCCGAGGCAAGAGCGGGCGCGAGGAGAGCACGCGCTCCTCCGACGCCTGAGCACGTCCCCCACGGGACACTCCCTTCCGCGCGGGCCTGGCGCTTCCGCGAGCGCCCAGGCTCGCGCCGGCGTATAGAAGGCGTCCTCGAAAGCGAGGGGACGCCACATGCGCGCGGAGACACGGCTGGACGGGAAGGTCTGCCTCATCACCGGAGCCACCGGAGGCATCGGCCTGGAGACCGCCAAGGCCCTGGGCCGGATGGGCGCCACCCTGGTGCTCGTCGGTCGGGACCCCGGCCGCACCCAGGCCGCCGTGGACGCCGTGAAGCAGGCCGTCGCGGGCGCCCAGGTGGACACGCTGCGCGCGGACCTGAGCTCGATGCAGTCCGTGCGCGCGCTGGCGGACGACTTCCGCTCCCGCTACTCGCGCCTGGACGTGCTGCTCAACAACGCGGGCCTCATCATCGACCGCCGGCAGACGACGGTGGATGGCTTCGAGGCCACGCTCGCCACCAACCACCTGGCGCCCTTCCTCCTCACGCACCTGCTGATGGACACGCTCATGGCCAGCGGGCCCGCGCGGGTCGTCAAC is part of the Myxococcus landrumus genome and encodes:
- the dps gene encoding DNA starvation/stationary phase protection protein Dps, with the protein product MNFPSHVNVPSQTREEIVELLNTLLADAIDLHWQIKQAHWNIRGTHFYSRHLLFDDLAKHARKQADEFAERAGTLGGYAEGTIRLAAKNSELPEYDLKAVESEDHLKALVDRVTRYAASLRSGIQRCDELEEPITVDLLTQVLGDVELDLWFLESHLNGGVRPGGTRGKSGREESTRSSDA